The following DNA comes from Nocardioides panzhihuensis.
GCGACCGCGTCTGCGGAGAGCCTGGTGGCCACCTCGCGGGCACGGTCGACCCAGCCCTCCGAGGTCGTGGGTGCCGCGCCGAACTCCGCGGCGTTGCGTACAGCTTCGGTTGTCATCGCGCCCTCTCAGTCTTGCGTCTTGAACGTTTCCGTCTTTAGTCGATCAAGTTACCGGAGAATAAACATGGTGAGGCGGGCTGGACGCTCGCGATCACCGATCACCCGCTCGGGATGACCGATCACCGACTGACGAGAGGACAGCGTGAGGATCGAGCAGCTGGAGTACGTCGCGGCCGTGACACAGCACGGCTCGCTGCGCCGCGCGAGTGAGCAGCTCCACATCTCGCAGCCCGCGCTCAGCGAGGCGATCACGAAGCTCGAGCGGGAGCTCGGCGTGACCCTTCTGGACCGCCGGCGGTCGGGCGCGAAGATCAGCCGCGAGGGCCAGGAGCTGCTCCACTCGATGTCCGATGTGCTGGAGGCTGTCGACCGCCTCCGCCTGGCTGCGGGCGACCGGAGCGCGGGGATCAGCTCGGTGCGGGTCGGGACTGTCCATGCCGGCACCTCGACGGTGCTGCTACCGGCGTTGCGGAGATTCGGCGACGAGCACCCACGGACGAGCGTCGAGGTGCGCACCATGGTTCAGGAGGACATCTACCTCGCCCTGACCGAGGGCACCATCGACGTCGGCCTGGTCAACCTGCTCGACGGCGACGACCTACCGCCGACGGTCGACGGCACCGCGCTTCTCCACGGTCGTCCGATCGTGGCGCTGCCCGCGGCCCACCGACTCACCTCTCGTGACGAGGTCACCGTCGAGGAGCTCCGCGAGGAACCGTTCGTCGGCATGCGCTCGGGCTACCTGATGCATCGCTTCGCCCACCGCGTCTTCGGCCGCGACCTCCCCCACCACTGGCACGCCACCGATGGCGCCGAGATGGGCAAGATGATGGTCGGCGAGGGCCTCGGACTCACCCTTCTCCCCGACTACAGCGTCGTCGGGGACCCGCGCGAGACCGGCGGGCACATCACCGTACGTCCTCTTGCCGGAGATCGCTCCCGAGTGACGATGGTCGCGGTGCAACGGCACAACGCACGCACGACCGCGGGCACGCGCAGTCTCCTCGGCCTGCTGGCCGAGACCGCTGCCCGCGCTCAGCCCTCGGCCGGCTCGTAGCTCTGCACGAACTCCGTGAGCCGGGCGAGCTGGTCGGGGTCGGTGGTCGGGATGACGCCGTGGCCGAGGTTGAAGACGTGACCCTTGGCCGTACGCCCCGTCTCGATGATCTTCCCGGCCTGCTCGAGCATCACCTCGGTGGGCGCGAAGACGAGGGCGGGGTCGAGGTTGCCCTGGACACCGAAGCCGTCGCCGAGCTGTCCGATCGCCCAGTCCAGCGGCGTACGCCAGTCGACACCGACGACCTCGGCACCGGCCGAGCCCATCAGGGGCAGCAGCATGGCGGAGTTGACGCCGAAGTGGATCCGCGGGACGCCGAGCTCACCGACGCGGGCCAGCACATCCTTGGAGTAGGGCAGCACGTGGCGCTCGTAGTCGGCGGGC
Coding sequences within:
- a CDS encoding LysR substrate-binding domain-containing protein, whose product is MRIEQLEYVAAVTQHGSLRRASEQLHISQPALSEAITKLERELGVTLLDRRRSGAKISREGQELLHSMSDVLEAVDRLRLAAGDRSAGISSVRVGTVHAGTSTVLLPALRRFGDEHPRTSVEVRTMVQEDIYLALTEGTIDVGLVNLLDGDDLPPTVDGTALLHGRPIVALPAAHRLTSRDEVTVEELREEPFVGMRSGYLMHRFAHRVFGRDLPHHWHATDGAEMGKMMVGEGLGLTLLPDYSVVGDPRETGGHITVRPLAGDRSRVTMVAVQRHNARTTAGTRSLLGLLAETAARAQPSAGS